DNA from Gephyromycinifex aptenodytis:
CGCGGCGATGCTCTTGCTCTCGCCCGAGTAACGCATCTCGAAGTACGCCTCATCGGAAAGCACCCACAGGTCGTGCTCGATCGCCAACTGCGCGACAGCCTCCCGTTCGGCGTCCGTGGACTCTGCCGAGATGGGGTTCTGCAGGTCGTTGTAGATGATGGCGCGGGTCTTGTCGGTGATGAGGGAACGCACCTGGTCGAGGTCGATCGCGAAACCGCGCTCGGTCGGTACGTACCGGTAGGCCTTAGCCACCCCGCCGAGGTATTCGATCTGCGATTCGTAGATCGGGAAGCCCGGGTTGGGATAGAGCACCTCGTCGCCCGGGTCCATGACGGCCTGCAGGAACTTGGTGATGACCGGCTTACCGCCCGGCTGCACCACGACATTGTCGGGGGTGTAACCGGTGCCGCGACGCTTGTTGATGTCGTCGGCGAGCGCTTCACGCAACAGTGGGATTCCTGCGCCGGGGCAGTAACCCGTCTTGCCGTCGGCGATGGCTTTGTTCATCGCTTCGGTGATGACCTGCGGGGTAGCCAGGTCGATATCTCCCAGGTGGAAGGGATAGATGCGGTGGCCCTGGGCCCCCCACTCGTTCGCTGCGAGGGAGACGGCAAATGCGGTTTCTGTGCCGAGCCTCGACAGCCGTTGCGCCAATGGCATGGCGTCTCCTTTCGGCCGTGTTCGGTCAGCGTAACGACGCCCCGACCTGCGCGTCTGCGGATTCGCAAGAACGGCTGAAGACGGGTGAGTGTGACATAGCGGACGTCGGCTCCCGGGGTGGTTTCAGGGTCGGAACCAGCCTCGGCGTGCCTGACCGGAACCACCTGGGCGCCGACGGCAGGCGCGGTGTTGCTTGGTTCGTCCGGCGCGCGTGGGCCGATCATGCTATGGGCCGAGCGCGCCGATCGACCGGCAGGTTCGTACAGTTGGGGCCGACATGCCTGGCACCTAT
Protein-coding regions in this window:
- a CDS encoding pyridoxal phosphate-dependent aminotransferase, yielding MPLAQRLSRLGTETAFAVSLAANEWGAQGHRIYPFHLGDIDLATPQVITEAMNKAIADGKTGYCPGAGIPLLREALADDINKRRGTGYTPDNVVVQPGGKPVITKFLQAVMDPGDEVLYPNPGFPIYESQIEYLGGVAKAYRYVPTERGFAIDLDQVRSLITDKTRAIIYNDLQNPISAESTDAEREAVAQLAIEHDLWVLSDEAYFEMRYSGESKSIAALPGMAERTVILYTFSKKFAMTGWRLGAGIAPLEVAKVMSTMNTNNESCTTHFIQYAGAAGLTGDQSEVKQILETLRGRRDAAFDVLSTTKGVQIAKPESTFYLFPDVTEAMASKGIEEVNEFSTAALHATGVSFCTRKHFGRPQPGEERAYVRFAYSGLPEEDIREGLGLLKSWIES